A part of Aspergillus flavus chromosome 1, complete sequence genomic DNA contains:
- a CDS encoding nuclear transport regulator translates to MASKEGTAGQAFGPVLAAVATMQGNVSRTEKAHAHEFLEKFQKSVEAWTITHELLQSPDVPVEAKLFAATTLKGKIMFDLDQLPAESVPALRDSVMNLLVAFASGPRPIQTQLCVCLASLAIQMTGWKDVLATVGSALGSNAGDCVLEFLRILPEEVTEGRKINLSEDDLILRTKELLEDNAEQVMHLLIQYAQSSPTASTSPRLLDCITSWMREIPASKIVESPLLDVILKALDDDVSFEAAVESVCTLYRDTREVDDSLPIIQTLYPRLMSLRPKIAEAAEAEDMDAFRGITRLFAEAGESWVVLIARLPSDFRGLVEAVLECCARDWERDAVSLTFVFWYELKQYVTLERYADARVSYSDVFSKLVDVMVKHLEYPRPEEGETDLFGGDREQEEKFRHYRHSMGDVLKDCCAVIGVTECLSKAYQLIQQWISNYASQASDEHVPNWQELEAPLFSLRAMGRMVDPEESQILPQVIPLITQIPNQEKVRFQAIMALARYTEWTAQHPETLEAQLNYVISGFQHSSPEVVQAAALAFKFLGTDCQKLLGGHIAQLHSFYESVLDKLKPASQEEVTEGVAAVVAVQPLEKIYETMKMFCNPIMARIMNLANNAKDEQGQRAVADHLQLITIFVLVVNPYVSPHEENPAVKYCGEVLPIMTTIVMNFTSSTPILERVCRCWRNMLISYRTAMTPLLPTLAESLANGFQASREGCFLWATDAVVREFSEGADLVDPGTSRAVFQFYEQQAIAFLRILNDLPPENLPDVIEDFYRLSSDAVRYYPKECITSSLSVPIFSAALSALTLQQIDPLIATLHYYHDLFSFAFEKPAVSDFTTSDGDPYMNPPEIREAVKQLIASQGQVLSQRLLTGMLFSFPAECFPDASGVMMSLFDLMPQEAGAWFQSTLQMLPAGTMKAGEAERLLKGISDRVQSGEIRKIRTLLQDFTNSYRRRNVAPREGLGRLEATRFRFSG, encoded by the exons ATGGCCAGCAAGGAGGGTACCGCAGGGCAGGCCTTTGGCCCTGTTCTAGCTGCGGTCGCTACAATGCAGGGAAATGTTTCCAGAACCGAGAAGGCGCATGCTCATGAGTTTCTCGAGAAATTCCAGAAATCA GTTGAAGCCTGGACAATTACCCATGAATTATTGCAGTCTCCCGATGTTCCTGTCGAGGCTAAGTTGTTCGCTGCGACCACGCTGAAGGGAAAG ATCATGTTCGATCTGGACCAGCTGCCCGCAGAATCTGTACCCGCTCTAAGGGACTCAGTAATGAATCTCCTCGTCGCCTTTGCATCAGGCCCTCGCCCTATTCAGACACAACTATGCGTATGTTTGGCGAGCCTCGCCATTCAGATGACTGGCTGGAAAGATGTCCTCGCTACTGTCGGCTCAGCACTGGGGAGTAATGCTGGTGATTGCGTGTTGGAGTTTCTGAGAATCCTTCCGGAAGAAGTTACTGAAGGTCGCAAAATCAATCTAAGT GAAGACGACCTCATCCTCAGGACGAAAGAACTCTTGGAAGATAACGCAGAGCAAGTGATGCACCTTCTAATTCAGTATGCTCAGTCATCAC CAACTGCATCTACCAGTCCTCGTCTCCTGGACTGCATTACATCTTGGATGCGCGAGATCCCCGCCTCGAAGATTGTTGAATCACCCTTGTTAGATGTCATTCTGAAGGCACTTGACGATGATGTGTCATTCGAAGCCGCGGTGGAGAGTGTTTGCACCCTGTACAGAGATACTCGGGAGGTGGACGACTCACTGCCGATTATACAGACCTTGTATCCACGCCTAATGTCCCTTCGTCCAAAGATCGCCGAGGCTGCGGAGGCCGAGGATATGGATGCGTTCAGAGGCATTACCAGGCTTTTTGCGGAGGCTGGTGAGTCTTGGGTTGTGCTGATCGCCCGCTTACCGTCCGATTTCCGGGGCCTCGTAGAGGCTGTCCTAGAATGCTGCGCACGAGACTGGGAACGCGACGCTGTTTCACTAACTTTCGTATTTTGGTATGAATTGAAGCAGTATGTCACGCTGGAGCGGTATGCCGATGCACGGGTAAGCTATAGTGATGTCTTCTCCAAGCTGGTGGATGTTATGGTGAAGCACCTTGAGTACCCCCGCCCAGAAGAGGGTGAGACCGATCTGTTTGGTGGGGACCGGGAACAGGAAGAGAAATTTCGTCACTACCGACACTCGATGGGGGATGTCCTCAAAGATTGCTGCGCTGTGATTGGAGTGACGGAATGTCTCTCCAAGGCCTATCAGTTAATCCAGCAGTGGATTTCCAACTACGCTTCCCAGGCTAGCGATGAACATGTTCCAAATTGGCAAGAACTTGAAGCGCCGCTCTTCAGCTTGAGAGCTATGGGCCGCATGGTTGACCCTGAGGAAAGCCAGATTCTCCCGCAAGTGATTCCTCTGATAACACAAATACCGAACCAAGAGAAGGTTCGATTCCAGGCTATCATGGCCCTGGCCCGCTATACGGAATGGACAGCACAGCACCCAGAGACTCTTGAAGCACAGCTGAACTATGTTATTTCCGGGTTTCAACACAGCTCTCCGGAAGTTGTTCAGGCCGCAGCTCTGGCTTTCAAGTTCCTGGGTACTGACTGTCAAAAGCTGCTCGGCGGACACATTGCTCAACTTCATTCGTTCTATGAGTCTGTTCTTGATAAGTTGAAGCCAGCAAGTCAGGAGGAGGTGACTGAGGGTGTGGCGGCTGTGGTTGCAGTGCAGCCACTTGAAAAGATCTATGAGACGATGAAAATGTTCTGCAACCCGATTATGGCTAGAATCATGAACTTGGCGAACAATGCGAAGGACGAACAGGGCCAACGGGCCGTCGCTG ACCATCTCCAATTGATTACGATCTTCGTGCTAGTGGTGAATCCATATGTTTCACCCCACGAGGAAAATCCCGCTGTCAAATATTGTGGCGAGGTCTTGCCCATCATGACGACTATTGTCATGAACTTTACTTCATCTACTCCCATTTTGGAGCGAGTGTGCCGCTGCTGGAGGAACATGCTCATCTCCTACCGAACAGCCATGACTCCGTTATTGCCTACACTGGCAGAGAGCCTCGCCAATGGATTCCAGGCGTCACGAGAAGGGTGCTTCTTGTGGGCCACTGATGCAGTCGTGCGGGAATTTTCCGAAGGTGCTGACCTCGTCGATCCAGGCACGAGTCGTGCCGTCTTCCAATTTTACGAGCAACAGGCGATCGCCTTCTTGCGTATTCTCAATGACTTGCCCCCGGAGAACCTGCCTGACG TGATTGAGGACTTCTATCGTCTTTCTTCGGATGCTGTCCGGTACTACCCCAAAGAGTGCATcacctcctccctctctgtGCCGATCTTCTCCGCAGCCCTGAGCGCCCTTACTTTGCAGCAGATCGACCCTCTTATTGCCACATTACATTATTACCATGACCTGTTTAGCTTCGCTTTCGAAAAGCCCGCAGTGTCCGATTTCACCACCTCGGATGGGGATCCGTATATGAATCCTCCGGAGATTCGCGAGGCAGTCAAACAGTTGATTGCGTCTCAGGGACAAGTGCTTTCGCAGCGACTCCTAACAGGAATGTTGTTCTCGTTCCCCGCAGAATGTTTCCCGGATGCGTCTGGTGTGATGATGTCACTGTTCGACTTGATGCCACAGGAGGCCGGGGCTTGGTTCCAGTCTACTCTCCAGATGTTGCCAGCGGGTACGATGAAAGCTGGTGAGGCCGAGCGGCTGCTGAAGGGCATATCCGACCGGGTACAATCGGGCGAAATCCGCAAGATCCGTACTCTTCTACAAG ACTTCACGAATTCCTATCGGCGACGAAATGTGGCACCTCGAGAAGGGTTGGGCCGGTTGGAGGCCACCCGGTTCCGGTTTAGCGGATAA
- a CDS encoding 5-formyltetrahydrofolate cyclo-ligase — MTGLQTAKKDLRRKMRDVLQKIPADSIVNQSRIATSKLFSLTEYQNAKRIGVYLSMPSGELSTTAIVQDALIDGKEVFIPYIHNVELPSTQQKTSIMDMLALNSMEEFNSLAPDKWGIPSLTKTQVDTRKNCLGGIGVSPSGADKTTDGDWGLDLIVMPGMAFDREFRRLGHGKGYYDHFLTRYSKEVESKTTTPKMPLLVALSLKEQTLPSTEHIPVANHDWPVDVLIVGDNRCFVRHH; from the exons ATGACCGGTCTACAAACAGCTAAGAAAGATCTTCGCAGAAAAATGCGTGATGTTCTTCAAAAGATCCCCGCAGATTCTATCGTCAATCAAT CTAGAATTGCCACAAGCAAGCTGTTCTCTTTAACTGAGTACCAAAATGCAAAAAGAATTGGCGTTTATTTGTCAATGCCGTCGGGCGAGCTATCAACTACAGCTATTGTGCAAGACGCTTTGATAGACGGCAAAGAGGTCTTCATACCCTATATCCATAATGTGGAGCTGCCATCGACGCAGCAGAAGACATCCATCATGGACATGTTGGCCTTGAATTCCATGGAAGAATTCAATTCTCTCGCCCCCGACAAATGGGGCATCCCATCCCTTACGAAAACTCAAGTTGATACAAGAAAGAACTGTCTCGGCGGTATCGGAGTCTCCCCCTCAGGAGCCGATAAGACTACAGATGGAGACTGGGGATTAGATCTGATTGTCATGCCAGGAATGGCCTTCGATCGCGAATTTAGGAGGCTGGGTCATGGTAAAGGATATTATGATCATTTTCTAACTAGGTACTCCAAAGAGGTTGAGAGTAAGACAACGACGCCAAAAATGCCTTTACTTG TTGCCCTCTCTCTCAAGGAGCAAACTTTGCCCTCGACCGAACATATACCCGTTGCAAACCATGACTGGCCAGTAGATGTTCTCATCGTCGGCGACAATAGGTGCTTCGTCCGTCACCACTAA
- a CDS encoding putative small nuclear ribonucleoprotein SmE translates to MAGRGGGGGGRKTLLAPIHFIFKLLQQRSTVSIWLYEQLAFRIEGKIRGFDEFMNLVVDDAVEVRLATKTEEEKRRPLGQILLKGDNVSLIQAVQ, encoded by the exons ATGGCTGGTCGTGGaggcggtggaggtggtCGCAAGACCTTGCTCGCGCCGattcattttattttcaagcttcttcaacagcgCTCCACCGTTTCGATCTGGCTCTATGAGCAACTGGCTTTCCGTATAGAGGGCAAGATCAGG GGATTCGATGAGTTCATGAATCTCGTCGTTGATGATGCAGTGGAGGTCAGGTTGGCTACAAAgaccgaagaagagaagcgcAGGCCTCTTG GCCAGATCCTGCTTAAGGGAGATAACGTCTCTCTCATCCAAGCCGTTCAGTGA
- a CDS encoding protein rot1 — protein sequence MLHRKGRGIGPFLGFLDPSLATPPKYLLISVAEHIEKMLARYFSLSLLATAVSAASISDLVGTWSTKSRKVVTGPDFYDPINDKFLEPNLTGISYSFTEDGHYEEAYYRAVANPVNPSCPKGIMQWQHGKFVLNSDGSLELTPIASDGRQLVSDPCSSSLATYTRYNQTETFNSFQVSKDPYHGIQRLDLKRFDDSPMHPMYLVYQPPQMLPTTTLNPVSETGKSKRHVARDTDRLPGVRNLITKEELTNPDRWLWVGVFATALGGITLFYS from the exons ATGCTCCACAGAAAGGGCCGTGGAATTGGACCCTTCCTGGGATTCCTTGATCCTTCCCTTGCTACACCTCCCAAGTATCTGTTGATATCTGTCGCAGAACATATCGAGAAAATGCTTGCGCGATACTTTTCTCTAAGTCTGCTTGCTACGGCCGTGAGCGCAGCAAGTATATCTGACCTCGTGGGCACTTGGTCAACAAAGTCCCGCAAGGTTGTTACAGGTCCG GACTTTTATGATCCAATAAATGATAAATTCCTTGAACCGAATCTCACTGGTATCTCCTACTCTTTCACGGAGGATGGCCACTATGAAGAGGCATACTATCGCGCTGTTGCCAATC CTGTGAATCCTTCGTGCCCTAAAGGCATAATGCAATGGCAACATGGAAAGTTCGTCTTGAACAGTGACGGATCCCTTGAGTTGACTCCTATTGCCTCGGATGGCCGCCAGCTAGTTTCAGATCCTTGTTCCTCAAGTCTAGCAACATACACTAGATACAATCAGACAGAGACCTTCAAT TCATTCCAGGTTTCCAAAGATCCTTATCACGGCATTCAACGACTAGACCTCAAGAGGTTTGATGATTCACCAATGCATCCAATGTACCTGGTGTATCAGCCGCCGCAGATGCTGCCAACAACGACCTTGAACCCCGTGTCTGAGACGGGAAAAAGTAAACGTCATGTCGCCCGCGACACGGACCGGTTACCTGGAGTGAGGAACTTGATCACAAAGGAGGAGCTTACTAACCCTGACCGGTGGCTGTGGGTTGGGGTGTTCGCGACTGCTCTAGGTGGCATCACCTTATTTTACTCTTGA